From one Coffea eugenioides isolate CCC68of chromosome 11, Ceug_1.0, whole genome shotgun sequence genomic stretch:
- the LOC113753831 gene encoding uncharacterized protein LOC113753831 has product MTSKKTFASPIFIFYWLLMISIVLVQPALSGRTLGSGGRMIGVDPSSAPAPGATGGSSPTNSGSKPGAHGSPGYRALQPRPICNKVRYANCIRDPPEARPCGFQSRCSRHVAPSPPAPK; this is encoded by the exons ATGACGAGCAAGAAGACTTTTGCTTCTCCTATTTTCATCTTCTATTGGCTTTTGATGATTTCCATCGTTTTAGTCCAACCCGCTCTCTCTGGGCGCACACTTGGCAGCGGCG GTCGCATGATTGGGGTGGATCCAAGCTCTGCTCCTGCTCCCGGGGCAACTGGCGGAAGTTCTCCTACTAACTCTGGTTCTAAACCCGGAGCCCATGGATCCCCAGGTTATCGTGCACTGCAGCCGCGACCAATTTGCAACAAAGTGCGATACGCGAACTGCATCCGGGACCCACCAGAAGCTAGACCATGTGGGTTCCAGAGCCGTTGCAGCCGTCATGTAGCACCCTCACCGCCCGCACCCAAATAA
- the LOC113754176 gene encoding uncharacterized protein LOC113754176 isoform X2 yields the protein MMSKRKTFAPPIFIFYWLLMISMILPQPALCSGGGRMIGVQHRDSPSAGRATGVSSPPANSAPRGRPSITYPVLTSRPICRSFASRCVQHRQP from the exons ATGATGAGCAAGAGGAAGACTTTTGCTCCTCCTATTTTCATCTTCTATTGGCTTTTGATGATTTCCATGATTTTACCCCAACCCGCTCTCTGCAGTG GTGGGGGTAGAATGATTGGAGTGCAGCACAGGGATTCGCCCTCTGCTGGCAGGGCAACTGGCGTAAGTTCTCCTCCTGCTAACTCTGCTCCTAGAGGCAGACCAAGCATAACTTACCCGGTATTAACGAGTCGGCCAATCTGCCGTAGT TTTGCCAGTCGTTGCGTTCAGCACAGGCAACCCTGA
- the LOC113754176 gene encoding uncharacterized protein LOC113754176 isoform X1 has product MMSKRKTFAPPIFIFYWLLMISMILPQPALCSGGGRMIGVQHRDSPSAGRATGVSSPPANSAPRGRPSITYPVLTSRPICRSIRYSNCIIRGSNRSRPCSFASRCVQHRQP; this is encoded by the exons ATGATGAGCAAGAGGAAGACTTTTGCTCCTCCTATTTTCATCTTCTATTGGCTTTTGATGATTTCCATGATTTTACCCCAACCCGCTCTCTGCAGTG GTGGGGGTAGAATGATTGGAGTGCAGCACAGGGATTCGCCCTCTGCTGGCAGGGCAACTGGCGTAAGTTCTCCTCCTGCTAACTCTGCTCCTAGAGGCAGACCAAGCATAACTTACCCGGTATTAACGAGTCGGCCAATCTGCCGTAGTATTCGCTACTCGAATTGCATCATCCGAGGCTCTAATCGAAGTCGACCCTGTAGTTTTGCCAGTCGTTGCGTTCAGCACAGGCAACCCTGA
- the LOC113751332 gene encoding probable isoprenylcysteine alpha-carbonyl methylesterase ICMEL1 isoform X1 produces MQPQLLPISNPNPSSSSSSSSEIIPITSSASAGTMLFGSEDDMAAATRILISPTFEDEMKIETRPLISRTLSYTDTLSSTSGGSGSHQQQQRRRRTASETSLFSLSGGGRRHSFRQNMGRAASDTYLLTRLGCKLLRYLGVGYRWVTRFLSLGCYAFLLIPGFIQVGYYYFCSSQVQRGIVYGDQPRNRLDLYLPKNGDGPKPVVAFITGGAWIIGYKAWGSLLGQQLSERDIIVACIDYRNFPQGTMGDMIQDASRGISFICNNIAEYGGDPDRIYLMGQSAGAHIAACALVEQAIKEAGEGESTSWSVSQINAYFGLSGGYNLLNLVDHFHSRGLYRRIFESIMEGEEGLRRYSPEIKVQDPDIRNVVALLPPIILFHGTGDYSIPSDSSKSFAETLRKVGVKAESVLYEGKTHTDLFLQDPMRGGRDDMFEDLVAIIHDGDSEALAKDANAPPKKRLVPECMLKLAHSVSPF; encoded by the exons ATGCAACCTCAATTACTTCCTATATCTAATCCAAACCCGTCTtcatcatcctcatcatcatctGAGATAATCCCAATAACGTCTTCCGCCTCAGCTGGGACAATGTTGTTTGGATCAGAGGATGATATGGCCGCCGCAACCAGAATTTTGATTTCTCCAACTTTTGAGGATGAGATGAAAATTGAGACAAGGCCCTTAATTTCTAGGACGTTGAGTTACACTGATACTTTATCATCTACTTCTGGGGGTTCAGGATCTCATCAGCAGCAGCAAAGGAGGAGGAGGACTGCTAGTGAAACCAGCCTTTTTTCCCTCTCCGGTGGCGGCCGCCGTCACTCTTTTCGACAAAATATGGGCAGGGCTGCCTCGGATACTTATCTTCTTACTCGCCTTGGCTGTAAGCTGTTGAGATATCTTGG GGTAGGCTACAGGTGGGTGACCAGATTTCTTTCACTTGGCTGTTATGCATTCCTACTCATTCCTGGTTTCATTCAAG TTGGGTATTATTACTTCTGTTCCAGTCAAGTGCAGAGAGGTATTGTTTACGGTGACCAACCAAGAAATAG GTTAGATTTGTACTTGCCGAAAAATGGTGATGGACCAAAGCCAGTTGTTGCCTTCATAACCGGTGGAGCCTGGATAATTGG GTATAAAGCTTGGGGTTCTCTTCTGGGACAACAGTTATCAGAAAGAGACATTATAGTGGCATGCATAGACTACAG AAACTTCCCTCAGGGAACAATGGGTGATATGATTCAGGATGCTTCCCGAGGTATTTCATTCATATGCAACAACATTGCTGAATATGGAGGTGATCCTGATAG AATCTACTTGATGGGACAGTCAGCAGGTGCTCATATTGCTGCTTGTGCACTTGTAGAGCAGGCAATCAAGGAGGCTGGTGAAGGAGAAAGCACTTCTTGGAGTGTCTCTCAAATTAATGCCTATTTCGGTCTTTCTGGAGG ATACAATCTCCTTAACCTGGTTGATCACTTTCATAGTAGAGGTTTATACCGTAGAATTTTTGAAAG TATAATGGAAGGGGAAGAAGGTCTACGGCGATATTCTCCTGAAATCAAGGTACAGGACCCAGATATTAGAAACGTGGTTGCTCTCCTACCACCAATAATTCTATTCCATGGAACTGGAGATTATTCTATTCCCTCAGATTCAAG TAAGAGTTTTGCAGAGACTCTTAGGAAAGTTGGAGTTAAAGCTGAATCTGTTTTATATGAAGGAAAGACTCACACGGACTTGTTTCTTCAG GACCCAATGAGAGGTGGTAGAGACGATATGTTTGAAGATTTGGTTGCCATAATTCATGATGGAGACTCTGAAGCGCTTGCCAAAGATGCAAATGCTCCCCCAAAAAAACGCCTAGTACCTGAATGCATGTTGAAGTTAGCCCACAGTGTCAGTCCATTTTAG
- the LOC113751332 gene encoding probable isoprenylcysteine alpha-carbonyl methylesterase ICMEL1 isoform X2 has translation MQPQLLPISNPNPSSSSSSSSEIIPITSSASAGTMLFGSEDDMAAATRILISPTFEDEMKIETRPLISRTLSYTDTLSSTSGGSGSHQQQQRRRRTASETSLFSLSGGGRRHSFRQNMGRAASDTYLLTRLGCYRWVTRFLSLGCYAFLLIPGFIQVGYYYFCSSQVQRGIVYGDQPRNRLDLYLPKNGDGPKPVVAFITGGAWIIGYKAWGSLLGQQLSERDIIVACIDYRNFPQGTMGDMIQDASRGISFICNNIAEYGGDPDRIYLMGQSAGAHIAACALVEQAIKEAGEGESTSWSVSQINAYFGLSGGYNLLNLVDHFHSRGLYRRIFESIMEGEEGLRRYSPEIKVQDPDIRNVVALLPPIILFHGTGDYSIPSDSSKSFAETLRKVGVKAESVLYEGKTHTDLFLQDPMRGGRDDMFEDLVAIIHDGDSEALAKDANAPPKKRLVPECMLKLAHSVSPF, from the exons ATGCAACCTCAATTACTTCCTATATCTAATCCAAACCCGTCTtcatcatcctcatcatcatctGAGATAATCCCAATAACGTCTTCCGCCTCAGCTGGGACAATGTTGTTTGGATCAGAGGATGATATGGCCGCCGCAACCAGAATTTTGATTTCTCCAACTTTTGAGGATGAGATGAAAATTGAGACAAGGCCCTTAATTTCTAGGACGTTGAGTTACACTGATACTTTATCATCTACTTCTGGGGGTTCAGGATCTCATCAGCAGCAGCAAAGGAGGAGGAGGACTGCTAGTGAAACCAGCCTTTTTTCCCTCTCCGGTGGCGGCCGCCGTCACTCTTTTCGACAAAATATGGGCAGGGCTGCCTCGGATACTTATCTTCTTACTCGCCTTGGCT GCTACAGGTGGGTGACCAGATTTCTTTCACTTGGCTGTTATGCATTCCTACTCATTCCTGGTTTCATTCAAG TTGGGTATTATTACTTCTGTTCCAGTCAAGTGCAGAGAGGTATTGTTTACGGTGACCAACCAAGAAATAG GTTAGATTTGTACTTGCCGAAAAATGGTGATGGACCAAAGCCAGTTGTTGCCTTCATAACCGGTGGAGCCTGGATAATTGG GTATAAAGCTTGGGGTTCTCTTCTGGGACAACAGTTATCAGAAAGAGACATTATAGTGGCATGCATAGACTACAG AAACTTCCCTCAGGGAACAATGGGTGATATGATTCAGGATGCTTCCCGAGGTATTTCATTCATATGCAACAACATTGCTGAATATGGAGGTGATCCTGATAG AATCTACTTGATGGGACAGTCAGCAGGTGCTCATATTGCTGCTTGTGCACTTGTAGAGCAGGCAATCAAGGAGGCTGGTGAAGGAGAAAGCACTTCTTGGAGTGTCTCTCAAATTAATGCCTATTTCGGTCTTTCTGGAGG ATACAATCTCCTTAACCTGGTTGATCACTTTCATAGTAGAGGTTTATACCGTAGAATTTTTGAAAG TATAATGGAAGGGGAAGAAGGTCTACGGCGATATTCTCCTGAAATCAAGGTACAGGACCCAGATATTAGAAACGTGGTTGCTCTCCTACCACCAATAATTCTATTCCATGGAACTGGAGATTATTCTATTCCCTCAGATTCAAG TAAGAGTTTTGCAGAGACTCTTAGGAAAGTTGGAGTTAAAGCTGAATCTGTTTTATATGAAGGAAAGACTCACACGGACTTGTTTCTTCAG GACCCAATGAGAGGTGGTAGAGACGATATGTTTGAAGATTTGGTTGCCATAATTCATGATGGAGACTCTGAAGCGCTTGCCAAAGATGCAAATGCTCCCCCAAAAAAACGCCTAGTACCTGAATGCATGTTGAAGTTAGCCCACAGTGTCAGTCCATTTTAG